TTCGAGCGCGTCCAGCGCCGCCGCGTGCGGCGAGACGCCCTTGTACCACCCCTGCTCGATCTCGATGGGCTCCCACTCGCTGCCGCGCTTGACGCGCAGCAGCGGGCGGTCGCCCACCTGCCCATCACCGTTGATCTCGATGGTTCCCGACGAACCGCGCAGGCGGATCCGGTGGTACGCCTGCGACTCACAGGGCAGGAGCCCTTCCTTCGCCAGCGTATGGTATCCGCCGATGGCGAGGGTCGCCCGCATGCCGCCCTCGAAGCAGATGATCGCCATCGCGGCATCTTCGAGCGTGTGCCCCCACCCGAACCGGCGCGTCGTCGCCTCGACCTGCCCGAAAACCCACTTCACGGGCGGTTCGTCCGCGAAGAACCGGATCAGATCGACCGTATGCGTGCCGTCCACCAGCAGCGACCCGCCCGGATGCCCTGCCGCCTCGATGCTTTCGAGCTCGCCGACGGCGCCTTCTTGGAGGAGCTCGTACGCCCGCGCGTACTGCGAGTTGAAGCGTCGTTGGTGCCCGACGAAGAGACGGGTGCCGTGCGCCGCGCAGGCGTGCAGCATCCCGTCGGCTTGGTCGAGGCTCATCGCCATCGGCTTCTCGCAGAAGATCGCCTTCGGCGCGTAGGATGCGGAGAGGACGGTCATCTCAGCGTGAGCCGTCTCGTTGGTGCAGACGGCGACGAGGTCGAGCTTGGACGCTTCGAGCATCGACCGCGCGTCGATGAACACAGCCGGGACGCGGAACCGCTCCTGGAAGGGCCCCAGCGCGGCTTCGTTGATGTCGCAGCAGGCGACGAGATCGACGCGCTCCGTCCTGACGAACGTCGCCGCGTGGTAGTTGGCAATGCCCATGCCGCCGACGCCGATCACGCCAAGGCGGTACCGGTCAGCCATCGTCTTCGTCCTCCCTGGTGACGGGTCGGCGCTGTCACTTGGCGGGCTGGAGTTCGAGGTAGCCCGATAGGGTCGCCTTGACGTGCTCGACGGACGTGCGGCACGCGGCGGCGTTGTCGGTTCCGTGAGGCGGCTCTACTTCGAGGTTGAAGGGCAGGTCCGTGGGCGCGTTCTCGCTCAGAATGCGCGCAATGCCCGCCAAGTCGACATCGCCTTCACCGAGCGGGCAGCCGAGGACCTTCACC
This region of Candidatus Poribacteria bacterium genomic DNA includes:
- a CDS encoding Gfo/Idh/MocA family oxidoreductase; protein product: MADRYRLGVIGVGGMGIANYHAATFVRTERVDLVACCDINEAALGPFQERFRVPAVFIDARSMLEASKLDLVAVCTNETAHAEMTVLSASYAPKAIFCEKPMAMSLDQADGMLHACAAHGTRLFVGHQRRFNSQYARAYELLQEGAVGELESIEAAGHPGGSLLVDGTHTVDLIRFFADEPPVKWVFGQVEATTRRFGWGHTLEDAAMAIICFEGGMRATLAIGGYHTLAKEGLLPCESQAYHRIRLRGSSGTIEINGDGQVGDRPLLRVKRGSEWEPIEIEQGWYKGVSPHAAALDALEADEPHLLDATSARATLEVLLSIYESARTNRLIEMPLANRANPFDQWLAERDAAAG